One window from the genome of Paraneptunicella aestuarii encodes:
- a CDS encoding lysine N(6)-hydroxylase/L-ornithine N(5)-oxygenase family protein, with translation MKIYDFIGIGFGPANLSVAVAMEEYGLLPNGLDVAFIESKPEFVWHGDMLLPDAEMQISFFKDLAMLRNPTSKFTFLNYLAQKGRLESFANLKRFFPRRVEYNDYLKWAAEQFNNYVSYGEKVVKIEPFRDADDGTVKYLAVHKENIATGEKSVMYAKNVSLATGVSKKLPENVDVTLNDTIMHSNDFLRNLGKSFDDKNADYKFVVVGSGQSAAEITMHLADEYPNSKVDLCFRGYALKPADETEFVNEIFGSEAAEEFQNYSEKLRKQVLNAHRDTNYSVTDPELITALYERLYFQQIIGSNQITINHFHELMGVDEERKLAKFDNIKDETQSELPFDGLFLATGYEPRMVELLQGFEDYLVYDAPNRLALDENYVVKTKTNGFLPKLFVQGASEHSHGLSETLLSLLAYRSAKITGQLSRRENSMAV, from the coding sequence TATGATTTTATAGGCATTGGGTTTGGGCCAGCTAACCTTTCAGTGGCAGTTGCAATGGAAGAGTACGGCTTATTGCCCAACGGTCTTGATGTCGCTTTCATTGAAAGCAAACCAGAGTTTGTCTGGCACGGCGACATGCTCTTGCCCGACGCAGAAATGCAGATCTCCTTCTTCAAGGATCTGGCCATGTTGCGCAACCCAACCAGTAAATTCACTTTCCTGAATTATCTGGCACAAAAAGGCCGTTTGGAGTCATTCGCCAACTTGAAGCGCTTTTTCCCGCGTCGAGTGGAATACAACGATTACCTGAAATGGGCTGCGGAACAATTTAACAATTACGTCAGCTACGGCGAGAAAGTCGTTAAAATCGAACCCTTTAGAGATGCTGACGACGGCACAGTAAAATATCTGGCAGTGCATAAAGAAAATATCGCCACTGGCGAAAAATCAGTGATGTATGCCAAGAATGTGTCACTGGCGACAGGTGTCAGCAAAAAGCTACCGGAAAATGTCGATGTCACGCTTAACGACACTATCATGCACTCCAACGACTTCTTGCGTAATTTGGGTAAGAGCTTTGATGACAAAAATGCAGACTACAAATTTGTCGTGGTAGGTTCAGGCCAAAGTGCGGCTGAAATTACCATGCATTTGGCTGACGAATATCCCAACAGCAAAGTGGATTTGTGCTTCCGTGGTTATGCACTAAAACCCGCCGATGAAACTGAATTCGTGAACGAAATCTTTGGCAGCGAAGCCGCCGAAGAGTTCCAAAACTACAGTGAAAAGCTGCGCAAGCAAGTGCTAAACGCGCACCGCGATACCAACTATTCAGTCACCGACCCGGAACTGATCACAGCCTTGTATGAACGTTTATACTTCCAGCAAATCATTGGCAGTAACCAAATCACCATTAATCACTTCCATGAACTCATGGGCGTAGATGAAGAAAGAAAGCTGGCAAAGTTCGACAACATTAAAGACGAGACCCAATCAGAACTGCCTTTTGATGGCTTGTTCCTTGCCACAGGCTACGAGCCACGCATGGTCGAGCTGCTACAAGGCTTTGAAGATTATCTGGTGTACGACGCGCCAAATCGTCTGGCTCTGGACGAGAACTACGTGGTTAAAACCAAAACCAATGGCTTCCTGCCCAAGCTGTTTGTGCAAGGCGCAAGTGAACACAGCCACGGTTTAAGCGAAACCTTGTTGTCTCTGTTGGCTTATCGTTCAGCCAAAATCACTGGTCAGTTAAGTCGCAGAGAAAACTCAATGGCTGTTTAA